The following proteins are encoded in a genomic region of Salvelinus namaycush isolate Seneca chromosome 12, SaNama_1.0, whole genome shotgun sequence:
- the LOC120056553 gene encoding mitochondrial uncoupling protein 2-like isoform X2 → MVGIKPTDLAPTTAVKFVGAGTAACIADLVTFPLDTAKVRLQIQGEAQLGHGAQAVRYRGVFGTITTMVRTEGARSLYSGLVAGLQRQMSFASVRIGLYDSMKQFYTHGSDSASIVTRLMAGCTTGAMAVMFAQPTDVVKVRFQAQVRLADGVKRYNGTMDAYRTIARDEGVRGLWKDNLPCHFTAALGAGFCTTIVASPVDVVKTRFMNSTSGQYSSAMNCAYTMLTKEGPTAFYKGFVPSFLRLASWNIVMFVSYEQIKRAMMRTKTSWESPF, encoded by the exons ATGGTTGGAATAAAACCCACAGACCTGGCGCCAACGACGGCTGTCAAGTTTGTTGGTGCAGGCACAGCAGCCTGCATCGCTGACCTTGTGACCTTCCCCTTGGATACTGCCAAAGTCAGACTACAG ATTCAAGGGGAGGCTCAGTTGGGGCATGGGGCCCAGGCTGTGCGGTATCGGGGCGTGTTTGGTACCATCACCACAATGGTGCGTACGGAGGGGGCCAGGAGCCTCTACAGCGGGCTGGTGGCAGGGCTCCAGAGGCAGATGAGCTTCGCCTCTGTCCGTATCGGCCTCTATGACTCCATGAAGCAGTTCTACACTCATGGCTCTGACA GTGCTAGCATCGTTACTCGGCTCATGGCAGGCTGCACCACCGGAGCAATGGCTGTGATGTTTGCTCAGCCCACAGACGTGGTCAAGGTGCGTTTCCAGGCTCAAGTACGTCTGGCTGACGGGGTGAAGAGATACAACGGTACTATGGACGCTTATCGGACCATCGCCCGAGATGAAGGGGTGCGGGGCCTTTGGAAAG ATAACCTTCCATGCCACTTCACGGCTGCGCTCGGTGCAGGGTTCTGTACCACCATTGTCGCATCACCAGTAGATGTGGTTAAGACCAGATTCATGAATTCAACGTCAGGCCAGTACAGCAGCGCAATGAACTGTGCCTACACTATGCTGACTAAGGAGGGGCCAACAGCCTTCTACAAGGG GTTTGTGCCCTCCTTCCTGCGACTGGCGTCCTGGAACATTGTGATGTTTGTGTCTTATGAGCAGATCAAGAGGGCTATGATGAGAACAAAGACCTCCTGGGAGTCACCATTctga
- the LOC120056553 gene encoding mitochondrial uncoupling protein 2-like isoform X1, with protein MVGIKPTDLAPTTAVKFVGAGTAACIADLVTFPLDTAKVRLQIQGEAQLGHGAQAVRYRGVFGTITTMVRTEGARSLYSGLVAGLQRQMSFASVRIGLYDSMKQFYTHGSDSASIVTRLMAGCTTGAMAVMFAQPTDVVKVRFQAQVRLADGVKRYNGTMDAYRTIARDEGVRGLWKGCMPNITRNAIVNCCELVTYDIIKELILKYDLMTDNLPCHFTAALGAGFCTTIVASPVDVVKTRFMNSTSGQYSSAMNCAYTMLTKEGPTAFYKGFVPSFLRLASWNIVMFVSYEQIKRAMMRTKTSWESPF; from the exons ATGGTTGGAATAAAACCCACAGACCTGGCGCCAACGACGGCTGTCAAGTTTGTTGGTGCAGGCACAGCAGCCTGCATCGCTGACCTTGTGACCTTCCCCTTGGATACTGCCAAAGTCAGACTACAG ATTCAAGGGGAGGCTCAGTTGGGGCATGGGGCCCAGGCTGTGCGGTATCGGGGCGTGTTTGGTACCATCACCACAATGGTGCGTACGGAGGGGGCCAGGAGCCTCTACAGCGGGCTGGTGGCAGGGCTCCAGAGGCAGATGAGCTTCGCCTCTGTCCGTATCGGCCTCTATGACTCCATGAAGCAGTTCTACACTCATGGCTCTGACA GTGCTAGCATCGTTACTCGGCTCATGGCAGGCTGCACCACCGGAGCAATGGCTGTGATGTTTGCTCAGCCCACAGACGTGGTCAAGGTGCGTTTCCAGGCTCAAGTACGTCTGGCTGACGGGGTGAAGAGATACAACGGTACTATGGACGCTTATCGGACCATCGCCCGAGATGAAGGGGTGCGGGGCCTTTGGAAAG GCTGCATGCCGAATATAACGCGCAATGCCATTGTGAATTGTTGCGAGCTGGTCACCTACGACATCATCAAGGAACTTATATTGAAGTATGACCTAATGACAG ATAACCTTCCATGCCACTTCACGGCTGCGCTCGGTGCAGGGTTCTGTACCACCATTGTCGCATCACCAGTAGATGTGGTTAAGACCAGATTCATGAATTCAACGTCAGGCCAGTACAGCAGCGCAATGAACTGTGCCTACACTATGCTGACTAAGGAGGGGCCAACAGCCTTCTACAAGGG GTTTGTGCCCTCCTTCCTGCGACTGGCGTCCTGGAACATTGTGATGTTTGTGTCTTATGAGCAGATCAAGAGGGCTATGATGAGAACAAAGACCTCCTGGGAGTCACCATTctga
- the LOC120056553 gene encoding mitochondrial brown fat uncoupling protein 1-like isoform X3 produces the protein MVGIKPTDLAPTTAVKFVGAGTAACIADLVTFPLDTAKVRLQIQGEAQLGHGAQAVRYRGVFGTITTMVRTEGARSLYSGLVAGLQRQMSFASVRIGLYDSMKQFYTHGSDSCMPNITRNAIVNCCELVTYDIIKELILKYDLMTDNLPCHFTAALGAGFCTTIVASPVDVVKTRFMNSTSGQYSSAMNCAYTMLTKEGPTAFYKGFVPSFLRLASWNIVMFVSYEQIKRAMMRTKTSWESPF, from the exons ATGGTTGGAATAAAACCCACAGACCTGGCGCCAACGACGGCTGTCAAGTTTGTTGGTGCAGGCACAGCAGCCTGCATCGCTGACCTTGTGACCTTCCCCTTGGATACTGCCAAAGTCAGACTACAG ATTCAAGGGGAGGCTCAGTTGGGGCATGGGGCCCAGGCTGTGCGGTATCGGGGCGTGTTTGGTACCATCACCACAATGGTGCGTACGGAGGGGGCCAGGAGCCTCTACAGCGGGCTGGTGGCAGGGCTCCAGAGGCAGATGAGCTTCGCCTCTGTCCGTATCGGCCTCTATGACTCCATGAAGCAGTTCTACACTCATGGCTCTGACA GCTGCATGCCGAATATAACGCGCAATGCCATTGTGAATTGTTGCGAGCTGGTCACCTACGACATCATCAAGGAACTTATATTGAAGTATGACCTAATGACAG ATAACCTTCCATGCCACTTCACGGCTGCGCTCGGTGCAGGGTTCTGTACCACCATTGTCGCATCACCAGTAGATGTGGTTAAGACCAGATTCATGAATTCAACGTCAGGCCAGTACAGCAGCGCAATGAACTGTGCCTACACTATGCTGACTAAGGAGGGGCCAACAGCCTTCTACAAGGG GTTTGTGCCCTCCTTCCTGCGACTGGCGTCCTGGAACATTGTGATGTTTGTGTCTTATGAGCAGATCAAGAGGGCTATGATGAGAACAAAGACCTCCTGGGAGTCACCATTctga